The DNA window GGTTTTGTTATTGTACTTCTTTTAGTTCTAGCTTTAAAACGAAAACGCAAGTCATAAAAAAGAGTTTCCAAATACATGAAAACTCTTTTTTTGACAAATTAGCTGATAAACCGTATTTATATAAATTCCCTACAAATTAATAGCAATGTTGGTTTATCATATAATCATCGGATTAATTCTAACATGTGAGCATAAAAAAACCCATTATTTTAAAACATCTGTTTTTAATTTGAAATTATTACCTTTCTAATTATCGTTTGATTAGAAAATTGATCATTAATATTCAAAAAATACACTCCACTTAATAAAGTGTTTATATTAATCATAGTGTCTGTAGAAGTCATATAACCTTCATTTACAACTTGTCCTAATTGATTAATTAAACGCCATTTTCCATCAATTACATCTTCAGTTTTAATATTCAAAATATTTTTTGCAGGATTCGGATAAACACTTAAGGCTTCCGAGGTCATAACATTTTCAACACTTAAAGTAGCTCCAGGACCAACGAGATAAATAGAATCGTCTTCAATTTCTACAGAAAACGTAATAAAATTACCTTCAAACTCAGCTTCAATAGTTTCTGGTAAGCTATTAGTATTAAGTGAAGCCGCAGACAAAATTTCAAATACAGCATTATTTGGTGGTAAATAGCCTAAAATAACATTAATATTTCCGCTAATATCAGCGTTATCTTGAATCACAAGTCTATCATAACCTGTATCCACTGTTGGTCCATCAATCTCAATATTAAATACGGTATCACTTCCTGCGATAAAATCTCCAGCAATGGTTAAGGTGCCTGGAGAGCTCCCAGGAGACACATCTGAATTTACTTCAAAACTTGTTGGAAATTGTAGCGTTCCACTTCCTCCAAAATTAGAATATGTACCTTGAATTACATCCTCAGTAAAAGCCAAAGTTCCCATCTCACTAATAATATCCGCATTATTATATAAATCCGTTAAATTAATCGTTGAAGTCCCAGAACCTGAAGTTTTTGTAATTCCATTAACACCTCTAATATCAAAAGAATGATTGGTGCCACTAGTATAACCTATAGTAATATTATCTGCATTTATATTATAATTCACATAATTGAATATTACAATTTTACCATTATTAATATTCAAATTGCCTTGATTATGGTCAATATTAGTTCTAAAAGCCCAAATTTCAAAATCATCTTCCATCTCTTTTAAACCGGAACTATCGAGAATTAGATTTCCATAATTAATTAACAAGCATTGTCTATTAATATCTTCTTTTAAGATTTTACCAGCATTCCAAATTATTGTTCCTCCAATATTATTGTGCATACCATCTTCAACTGAAAAATCACCGTTAATAACAAGTGTATTATTCTTTCCAACAATAATTTCTTTCACATGCGTTACTCCTGCTCCATTAGTATATGCTATGCTTCCAGAACCAGGCATGTTAATATAAATG is part of the Psychroserpens ponticola genome and encodes:
- a CDS encoding T9SS type A sorting domain-containing protein produces the protein MKRILFFMTLFCVSLTAFAQNEFTGYGDGYSWEDPDNWSYFDVPQNGDDILIDGQFVYYEGSSFYQYGSLELRNFSNLFVQGDIELLYDFTVDVTSTVELYINEIDVYTKIRCYGNYYFNGEMVIYMSGYGPQIGDSFNIIEGSQGSCGTATTLFVPENQASGIEVDFGVQCEADGIYYTVTGINYSTAKSWDGEGGDGQWNNAANWDPNGVPVANDIIYINMPGSGSIAYTNGAGVTHVKEIIVGKNNTLVINGDFSVEDGMHNNIGGTIIWNAGKILKEDINRQCLLINYGNLILDSSGLKEMEDDFEIWAFRTNIDHNQGNLNINNGKIVIFNYVNYNINADNITIGYTSGTNHSFDIRGVNGITKTSGSGTSTINLTDLYNNADIISEMGTLAFTEDVIQGTYSNFGGSGTLQFPTSFEVNSDVSPGSSPGTLTIAGDFIAGSDTVFNIEIDGPTVDTGYDRLVIQDNADISGNINVILGYLPPNNAVFEILSAASLNTNSLPETIEAEFEGNFITFSVEIEDDSIYLVGPGATLSVENVMTSEALSVYPNPAKNILNIKTEDVIDGKWRLINQLGQVVNEGYMTSTDTMININTLLSGVYFLNINDQFSNQTIIRKVIISN